A stretch of Prinia subflava isolate CZ2003 ecotype Zambia chromosome 14, Cam_Psub_1.2, whole genome shotgun sequence DNA encodes these proteins:
- the SNTN gene encoding sentan, which yields MCGCRTSAPSTKQYSVTQAPPASTRQGPPAAAGMPKGVPIAKQLASITALRKGSDLEKAFATAALVYNNYADPEGKLSKADTKSLLQSQFWHFIQGQENKPKYQEIISSLDEESENKINFEDFMILLVSLTLMSDLLQEIKNVKTTK from the exons ATGTGTGGCTGCAGaaccagtgctcccagtaccAAGCAGTACTCGGTCACTCAGGCACCTCCTGCCTCCACCAGACAAGgccctccagctgctgcaggcatgCCCAAGGG TGTACCCATAGCCAAGCAGCTGGCATCAATAACAG ctctAAGAAAAGGCTCAGACCTTGAAAAGGCTTTTGCTACAGCAGCTTTGGTGTATAACAACTATGCTGACCCTGAGGGCAAGCTCAGCAAAGCTGACACCAAGAGCTTACTGCAGTCCCAGTTTTGGCATTTCATACAG GgccaagaaaacaaaccaaaataccaggaaataatttcttccttggATGAGGAGTCagagaacaaaattaattttgaagatttcaTGATCTTGTTAGTCAGTCTCACTCTAATGTCTGACCTGCTGCAGGAGATCAAAAATGTGAAAACCACAAAGTGA